A genomic region of Echeneis naucrates chromosome 24, fEcheNa1.1, whole genome shotgun sequence contains the following coding sequences:
- the scg5 gene encoding neuroendocrine protein 7B2 — protein MAPLLGLLLWLQLGSASARSPRTADQVSEADIQRLLHGVMEQLGIARPRVEYPAHQATNIVGPQSIQGGAHEGLQHLGPYGNIPNIVAELTGDNIPKDFSDDHGYPDPPNPCPLGKTVADGCLENAPDTAEFSREFQKHQHLFDPEHDYPALAKWNKELLYQKLKGGPKRRKRSVNPYLMGQRLDNVVAKKSVPHFYEEEDEEAPTVAAASESTT, from the exons ATGGCTCCGCTGCTCGGCCTCCTCCTGTGGCTGCAGCTCGGCTCGGCTTCGGCCCGCAGCCCCCGCACGGCCGACCAGGTGTCCGAGGCCGACATCCAGCGCCTCCTGCACGGCGTCATGGAGCAGCTGGGCATCGCCCGGCCTCGGGTGGAGTACCCCGCACATCAGGCCACCAACATCGTCGGGCCTCAGAGCATTCAGG GTGGTGCTCATGAAGGGCTGCAGCACCTCGGCCCCTACGGAAACATCCCAAACATTGTGGCCGAGTTGACCGGCGACAACATTCCCAAAGACTTCAGTGATGACCACGGATATCCAGACCCTCCGAACCCCTGCCCCTTGGGAAAGACAG TAGCAGACGGGTGTTTGGAAAACGCTCCGGACACGGCCGAGTTCAGCAGAGAGTTTCAGAAACACCAGCACCTCTTTGATCCGGAGCACGACTATCCGGCCCTGGCAAAGTGG AACAAGGAGCTTTTGTACCAAAAACTGAAGGGAGGAccgaaaagaagaaaaagg AGTGTCAATCCATATTTGATGGGCCAGAGGCTGGACAACGTGGTTGCCAAGAAATCTGTTCCTCACTTCTatgaggaggaagacgaggaagCACCGACCGTCGCCGCTGCCAGCGAATCCACAACCTAA